A stretch of Campylobacter gracilis DNA encodes these proteins:
- a CDS encoding HAD-IB family hydrolase, with the protein MKNKPILAIFDFCDTIFDGQSVTFFLNFLESKLPLYKRIYAKVMKKINKIPPSNSKEYKENLMQVFYGIEEETINKYCSEFYSKVILNRLHKCVIEALLYHKKERHIIAIVSGGFDIYLKYFARDYGIDYLICTKLEFKSGIFVSKILGDECLGNGKLELLSKNLNLSDYDLLNSFCYSDSRSDLPLFSLVGNKVIVKNNQDISWANDSFQILEVDRKYA; encoded by the coding sequence TTGAAAAATAAGCCCATATTAGCTATTTTTGACTTTTGCGATACTATTTTTGATGGTCAATCAGTTACATTTTTTTTGAATTTTCTAGAGTCTAAATTACCACTATATAAGAGAATATATGCAAAGGTTATGAAAAAAATCAATAAAATACCGCCATCAAATAGCAAAGAATATAAAGAAAATTTAATGCAGGTATTTTATGGTATTGAAGAAGAGACAATCAATAAATATTGCTCTGAATTTTATAGTAAGGTTATTTTAAATAGACTACATAAATGTGTCATTGAAGCACTTTTATATCATAAAAAAGAGAGGCATATAATCGCAATTGTGTCTGGTGGATTTGATATATATTTGAAATATTTTGCAAGAGATTATGGCATAGATTATTTAATATGCACAAAATTAGAATTTAAAAGTGGTATTTTTGTTTCAAAAATACTTGGCGATGAGTGCCTAGGGAATGGGAAATTAGAATTATTAAGTAAAAATTTAAATCTGAGCGACTACGATTTACTTAATTCTTTTTGTTATAGTGATAGTCGGAGCGATTTACCATTATTTTCTTTAGTGGGAAATAAAGTAATCGTAAAAAATAATCAAGATATCAGTTGGGCGAATGATAGCTTTCAAATTTTAGAGGTAGACAGAAAATATGCTTAA
- a CDS encoding oligosaccharide flippase family protein → MLKKILGSKVAHQTLFLFTAQIFGMVVGFVSNMLLAKQMGAVDFGIYSLSLAIIIFISIFFEFGYFSSASKMLANNHDINLEKKIFGASIIIVCVIATLFLLFTLIVSFLMDIVFNDKVGHIIRLSSFISWSFVIPFFMELILKGSNHIGYLAGFNIFSKILFVVFLFILFIFERLNPLNALLSFSLSYAFAFVIYGCILRPNFGGFSEILRTINLENKRYGIHVYIGRVIDVSTYNIDRLLIGYFIGAKDVGFYGLANSMATPINSLSNAMSSTMFKTLANSNKIPTAVLKANLAWVFLAFILANMLGNLIINFYLKEEYSDVSLLLLLMSIAVCFQALCQPYNAWISGHGYGKELKNANIKMTIVTAASSVLLVPFMGAVGACISSLISNLYSLFLYVKIYYAKI, encoded by the coding sequence ATGCTTAAAAAGATACTTGGCTCAAAAGTCGCTCATCAAACGCTATTTCTATTTACGGCACAGATATTTGGCATGGTTGTGGGTTTTGTGTCTAACATGCTTTTGGCAAAGCAGATGGGAGCGGTTGATTTTGGGATATATTCTTTGTCTCTCGCTATTATCATATTTATTTCCATATTTTTTGAGTTCGGATATTTTTCTAGCGCTTCAAAGATGCTGGCAAACAACCATGATATAAATTTGGAAAAAAAGATATTTGGAGCGTCAATCATTATAGTTTGTGTGATTGCAACTCTATTTTTATTGTTTACTCTGATTGTTTCTTTTTTAATGGATATAGTTTTTAATGATAAGGTTGGTCATATTATCAGGCTTTCTTCTTTTATAAGCTGGAGTTTTGTAATTCCATTTTTTATGGAACTAATATTAAAAGGCAGTAATCACATAGGATATTTAGCTGGTTTTAATATATTTTCTAAAATTTTATTTGTAGTATTTTTATTCATTTTGTTTATTTTTGAGCGCTTAAATCCGTTAAATGCGCTTTTATCATTTTCCTTGTCTTATGCGTTTGCATTTGTGATATATGGGTGTATATTACGACCAAATTTCGGTGGTTTTTCTGAAATTTTGAGAACTATAAATTTAGAAAATAAACGGTACGGTATACACGTGTATATAGGCAGAGTAATTGATGTTTCGACATACAATATAGATAGACTTTTAATAGGATATTTTATAGGTGCAAAGGATGTCGGTTTTTATGGGCTGGCAAATTCTATGGCAACTCCGATAAATTCGTTATCTAATGCTATGAGTAGTACTATGTTTAAAACGCTGGCAAATAGCAACAAAATACCCACTGCTGTTTTAAAGGCAAATTTAGCTTGGGTATTTTTAGCGTTTATTTTGGCTAATATGCTGGGCAATTTAATTATAAATTTTTACCTAAAAGAAGAATATAGCGATGTTTCTTTATTATTGCTTTTAATGTCTATCGCGGTTTGCTTTCAGGCTCTTTGTCAACCTTACAATGCTTGGATTAGTGGGCATGGATATGGAAAAGAGCTAAAGAATGCTAATATAAAAATGACTATCGTGACTGCTGCGTCTAGCGTTTTATTGGTTCCTTTTATGGGGGCTGTCGGTGCCTGCATTTCTAGTCTGATATCAAATTTATATTCGCTATTTTTATATGTAAAGATTTATTATGCCAAAATATAA
- a CDS encoding DegT/DnrJ/EryC1/StrS family aminotransferase, translating to MPKYKIYTSYARTAIYLALLSIGAKGKKVLLPAFICATTLPDAMVQAGGIPVFVDIDVHSLEMIQDDIKSKISSDTVAIISHHYYCAYMDYVVKIQDISKKYNLIHIEDRAHCYGLKKDLIGDAAIYSFSKNMISPGGGLIVTKDHKIWQECLSIQDKNKSIFHTFILNTEAFSYMEAIKNDRSCKGYKKWGLLKFIKMSASKLLKILGFYQKNYFYKITSNDIGKNFHIFDTRMTSEQLKYILIAIRKLRLAINTRKKVASRLNEILPSFLNVDNNIFTNYVIYSDELEKLEPIFGDLNIKTRRVWPYFQKYWHQQKTASVEELSKKLLLIDLDCFNEEKIGKLRGVLNGN from the coding sequence ATGCCAAAATATAAAATATATACGAGTTATGCGAGAACTGCGATATACTTAGCTTTATTGTCTATAGGCGCAAAAGGCAAAAAAGTTTTATTGCCGGCTTTTATTTGCGCTACGACATTACCGGATGCGATGGTGCAGGCCGGCGGGATTCCGGTGTTCGTGGATATCGATGTGCATAGTTTAGAAATGATTCAAGATGATATAAAAAGTAAAATTTCATCCGATACGGTAGCAATAATATCTCATCATTATTACTGCGCCTATATGGACTATGTCGTAAAAATACAAGATATCTCAAAAAAATACAACCTTATTCACATAGAAGATAGGGCTCATTGTTATGGCTTAAAGAAAGATTTGATCGGAGATGCCGCTATATATTCTTTTTCAAAGAATATGATTTCTCCTGGCGGGGGATTAATAGTTACAAAAGATCATAAGATATGGCAAGAATGTCTAAGCATTCAAGATAAAAATAAGAGTATTTTTCATACATTCATTTTAAACACTGAAGCCTTTAGTTATATGGAGGCCATTAAAAACGATAGGTCTTGCAAAGGATATAAAAAATGGGGACTTCTAAAATTTATTAAAATGAGTGCCTCCAAGCTGCTCAAAATTCTTGGTTTTTATCAAAAAAACTATTTTTATAAAATAACCAGCAATGACATTGGAAAAAATTTTCATATATTTGATACCAGGATGACTTCAGAGCAATTGAAATATATCTTGATAGCCATAAGAAAGTTAAGGCTTGCGATTAATACTAGGAAAAAAGTTGCATCCAGGCTTAATGAAATTTTACCATCCTTTTTGAACGTAGACAATAATATATTTACAAATTATGTAATATATAGCGATGAGCTTGAGAAGCTAGAGCCTATTTTTGGCGATCTTAATATTAAAACTAGAAGAGTATGGCCGTATTTTCAAAAATATTGGCATCAACAAAAAACTGCAAGTGTCGAAGAACTATCTAAAAAACTATTGTTAATAGACTTGGATTGCTTTAATGAAGAGAAAATAGGTAAGTTAAGAGGGGTGCTTAATGGAAATTAG
- a CDS encoding lipid II:glycine glycyltransferase FemX, with product MEIRILAKDLIDPIEWNIDIKNPTQLFEFANTSGKFSIPYFLIIKDKDIIFKWQFFVVGFRYFRYINIISEPNIQTTELTNIAFKEILRVFNPFKVVFYSITLSKFTNMDFLELNNFNEIYRYGSSVLDLTQNEDVIFSNIHSKHRNVIKKAQKEDVEVFEDTSEQGIYDFYKIGVETYARSNKEALEVEYLLKYFFALNKTGNIKIFFAKKDNVIQAGAIFLVSKHMSIYWHGASINNCATGSSNLLQWEAIKYFKQNGTKIYDFGGCSDLDEKAKSISRFKGRFGGMTFNYIGFIKINNILKNMLFIFIKNFTNKG from the coding sequence ATGGAAATTAGAATTCTTGCAAAAGATTTAATTGACCCGATAGAGTGGAATATTGATATAAAGAATCCAACACAACTATTTGAATTTGCAAATACTAGTGGTAAATTTTCAATTCCGTATTTTCTAATCATAAAAGATAAAGATATTATTTTTAAATGGCAGTTTTTTGTAGTAGGTTTTAGATATTTTAGATATATCAATATTATTTCAGAACCGAACATTCAAACTACTGAATTGACAAATATCGCCTTTAAAGAGATTTTAAGAGTCTTTAATCCCTTTAAGGTAGTTTTTTACTCTATCACATTATCAAAATTTACAAATATGGATTTTTTAGAACTAAATAATTTTAATGAAATATATAGATACGGCTCATCTGTTTTAGATTTAACTCAAAATGAAGACGTAATATTTTCTAATATACATAGTAAACACCGTAATGTTATAAAAAAGGCGCAAAAAGAGGATGTTGAGGTATTTGAGGATACGAGCGAACAGGGAATATACGATTTTTATAAAATAGGCGTTGAAACATATGCCAGATCAAATAAGGAGGCTTTAGAAGTTGAATATTTACTAAAGTATTTTTTTGCGCTAAATAAAACGGGCAATATTAAAATATTTTTTGCAAAAAAAGATAACGTCATCCAAGCCGGAGCAATTTTTCTCGTTTCTAAACATATGTCTATATATTGGCACGGTGCATCTATAAATAATTGTGCTACCGGCTCTTCAAATTTGTTGCAGTGGGAGGCAATAAAATATTTTAAGCAAAACGGCACAAAGATATATGATTTTGGAGGCTGCTCTGATTTGGACGAGAAAGCTAAATCTATCAGTAGATTTAAAGGTAGATTCGGCGGTATGACGTTTAATTATATAGGGTTTATAAAAATAAACAATATTTTAAAAAATATGTTATTTATCTTTATAAAAAATTTTACTAATAAAGGCTAA
- a CDS encoding class I SAM-dependent methyltransferase: MTTQEKILDRYKEIRGDFIDTKDEKLRQEFFDNLLKYNYLKFINPYINGKILEIGCNKGYMLKALQGLGFKNLHGIDLSNSDLSIAKNRTGLDTLKQENAFDNLKYNKYDLILCKDVMEHIQKDKQEEFVKGIYNSLNIGGTAIIQVPNMDWMMSNHERYMDFTHEIGYTRESLADIFRLYFAEVEVLPASYIFKNSKKKIVVSLVRSIMIKCIRFALRILGEGASDVWFEHREIMVVAKKDK, translated from the coding sequence ATGACTACGCAAGAGAAAATTTTGGACCGATATAAAGAAATAAGAGGCGATTTTATAGATACTAAAGACGAGAAGCTCAGGCAAGAGTTTTTTGATAATCTCTTAAAATACAACTATTTAAAATTCATAAATCCATATATAAACGGCAAAATTTTAGAGATCGGTTGCAATAAAGGCTATATGTTAAAAGCATTGCAAGGTTTGGGTTTTAAAAATTTACACGGTATAGATTTGTCTAATTCCGACTTGTCGATAGCTAAAAATAGGACCGGGCTAGATACGCTAAAACAAGAAAATGCTTTTGATAATTTAAAATATAATAAATACGACCTTATACTGTGTAAAGACGTTATGGAGCATATACAAAAAGATAAGCAAGAGGAATTCGTAAAAGGGATATATAACTCGTTAAATATCGGCGGAACGGCAATTATCCAGGTTCCAAATATGGACTGGATGATGTCTAATCATGAAAGATATATGGACTTTACTCATGAAATAGGCTATACTAGAGAGAGCCTTGCGGATATTTTTAGGCTATATTTTGCCGAAGTAGAGGTGCTTCCAGCCTCATATATATTTAAAAATAGCAAGAAAAAGATCGTCGTTTCGCTAGTAAGAAGCATTATGATTAAATGTATAAGATTTGCTTTAAGGATACTTGGAGAAGGCGCAAGCGATGTTTGGTTTGAACACAGAGAGATAATGGTTGTAGCAAAAAAAGACAAATAA
- a CDS encoding polysaccharide deacetylase family protein: MKQILITCDTEVGELHANRADAFEIFIKGETDGKEVGVKLINDLANEYGGVAEHFIDVYPYERYGEDKFKRLCRQIVKSGHGVNLHTHPSGKYDKNRKFMRQYSLDEQIKIINFGKQKIKEWIGVDVIAHRAGGYGANDDTLRALRINDIFIDSSFFYKNINCAINYDYVNKTSKKCGVLQLPVSVYEKQKRYGFLKAKSVFQKFDFRYGSSADEILRAIDLMPKDCIITLFLHSFNFLNLKYNFKSGRYVDISINEGLIGEYKKLLEKIAGNKECKFTSIKDLNLSSLSYSDYMPKISVNAEILKPAMDKFRLKFMQIGDI, from the coding sequence ATGAAGCAAATTTTAATAACCTGCGATACCGAGGTCGGAGAACTGCATGCAAATAGAGCCGATGCGTTTGAGATTTTTATAAAAGGCGAGACTGACGGCAAGGAAGTCGGCGTAAAGCTCATAAACGATTTAGCAAACGAGTACGGCGGCGTAGCGGAGCATTTTATAGACGTATATCCGTATGAAAGATACGGCGAGGATAAATTTAAAAGGCTGTGTCGCCAAATCGTTAAGAGCGGACACGGCGTAAATTTACATACCCATCCGTCCGGAAAATACGATAAAAATAGAAAATTTATGCGCCAATATAGTCTAGACGAGCAAATAAAAATTATAAATTTCGGTAAGCAAAAGATAAAAGAGTGGATAGGCGTGGACGTTATAGCTCATAGAGCCGGAGGATACGGCGCAAACGACGACACGCTAAGAGCCCTTAGGATAAACGATATTTTTATAGACAGCTCGTTTTTTTATAAAAATATAAATTGCGCTATAAACTATGACTACGTAAATAAAACTAGCAAAAAATGCGGCGTGTTGCAGTTGCCCGTTAGCGTTTACGAAAAGCAAAAGCGCTATGGTTTTTTAAAAGCCAAAAGCGTTTTTCAAAAATTTGATTTTAGATACGGCTCTAGCGCGGATGAAATATTAAGAGCGATTGATTTAATGCCCAAAGATTGCATAATAACGCTTTTTTTGCATAGTTTTAATTTTTTAAATTTAAAATATAATTTTAAAAGCGGGCGGTATGTCGATATAAGCATAAACGAGGGTTTAATAGGCGAGTACAAAAAACTTTTAGAGAAAATCGCGGGCAATAAAGAGTGTAAATTTACGTCGATAAAAGATTTAAATTTAAGCTCTTTAAGCTACTCGGACTATATGCCAAAGATTAGCGTAAACGCCGAAATACTAAAGCCCGCGATGGATAAATTTAGGCTAAAATTTATGCAGATAGGCGATATATGA
- a CDS encoding glycosyltransferase family 4 protein codes for MMKILYLRTLYWFGLKAGGSVGHTAGVINAMDKKVRLSVVSNDELWGVDKEITVVKPIKFPFIPKDVLEFFYNFKIIKHCSDLEADAIYQRYSGFSFCGAYIAKRKKIPFVLEFNSSDVWKIKNWKNNDALFKRIFKTIYYKIFKLPIVCAIESYNLKNAKCVVAVSEALKDILLNLGVDEGKIIVNPNGIDENKYNPQVSCEDVKQKYGLENKIVIGFIGTFGQWHGAENIALAFGGLLKKYPEYKNKAKLFMIGDGVRMSAVKKYILEFDLQENVVLTGLIPQEQGAKFLNACDILINATVPNPDGSEFFGSPTKLFEYMAMGKAIICSNMAQMSEILEHGKTAYMVEPGNIDELEIAMKKLVDDGELRQRLGDSVRDEVVQKYTWDKHVDKILKAVGNE; via the coding sequence ATGATGAAAATACTTTATCTAAGGACGCTTTATTGGTTTGGGCTAAAAGCGGGCGGCTCGGTGGGGCACACGGCAGGCGTTATAAACGCTATGGATAAAAAGGTACGGCTAAGCGTCGTTTCAAATGACGAACTTTGGGGGGTTGATAAAGAAATAACCGTCGTAAAGCCTATAAAATTTCCTTTTATACCAAAAGACGTTCTTGAGTTTTTTTATAATTTTAAAATAATAAAGCATTGCTCCGATTTGGAGGCTGATGCGATATACCAGAGATATAGCGGATTTAGCTTTTGCGGGGCGTATATCGCAAAGAGAAAAAAGATACCGTTTGTTTTAGAATTTAACTCGTCTGATGTTTGGAAAATTAAAAATTGGAAAAACAACGACGCTCTTTTTAAGCGAATTTTCAAGACTATTTACTACAAAATTTTTAAGTTACCTATCGTTTGCGCGATAGAAAGTTATAATCTAAAAAATGCTAAATGCGTAGTTGCCGTATCGGAGGCGTTAAAAGATATCCTTTTAAATTTAGGCGTAGACGAGGGCAAAATAATCGTAAATCCAAACGGAATAGACGAAAATAAATATAACCCGCAGGTAAGCTGCGAGGACGTAAAGCAAAAATACGGTCTTGAAAATAAAATCGTAATCGGCTTTATAGGAACGTTTGGGCAGTGGCACGGGGCCGAAAACATAGCTCTGGCTTTTGGCGGGTTGCTAAAAAAATATCCTGAGTATAAAAATAAAGCAAAGCTCTTTATGATAGGCGACGGCGTTAGAATGTCTGCCGTAAAAAAATATATTTTGGAATTTGACTTGCAAGAAAACGTCGTATTAACGGGCCTGATTCCACAAGAGCAAGGAGCAAAATTTCTAAACGCTTGCGATATTTTAATCAATGCCACTGTGCCAAATCCAGACGGAAGCGAGTTTTTCGGAAGCCCCACTAAGCTTTTTGAGTATATGGCTATGGGTAAGGCCATAATATGCAGCAATATGGCTCAGATGTCTGAAATTTTAGAACACGGCAAAACCGCCTATATGGTAGAGCCTGGGAATATAGACGAGCTGGAGATTGCCATGAAGAAGCTTGTGGATGATGGTGAGCTAAGACAGCGCCTGGGCGATAGCGTGAGAGATGAGGTCGTCCAAAAATACACGTGGGATAAGCATGTGGATAAAATTTTAAAGGCCGTGGGTAATGAGTAG
- a CDS encoding alginate lyase family protein: protein MSRISYYLKKARSMPFDELAIKIADKILNTAKNKFQKMCDVLGNTHINFNVSIIKTSYINTKELDLSNIDPDVAKYLSKMYIEHKFDLLGSGWVKNSYDSAALGLEGYKYDMNVAAPASAPEDYEPIDWQKDFKSGFRWDEKKCYKDQRIAHKPGSDIKVPWELARFQHLPQLAIFAMADPSLKEQNLKEFKNQILDFVHNNPPRMGVNWTCTMDVGIRVANMLAAYDMFRQMDEGGILDQNFKQTFSNSVYEHALHIVNNLEYSPHLTSNHYLSDIVGLLFACAYLDGGCETDAWLAFAVQEITCEMKKEFYEDGGNFESSTSYHRLSGELMAYSAALILGLKSEKILSLQNYDAKLWRKKPKLLPPDEQEFKILNGQISLPQWFVHRLYKIGRFTADITKPNGEVPQFGDNDSGRFFKFSPNGEFLSNEQAVRKYLNLSGFEGGDEPFWDENILNHSTLISCMGGIFDDEIFKNDMRFERSFTRALAGRTLQVGDKAYRRPIASGVKFSELPHRKSIEFKIPNSQEIKNIFYPDSGIFIFKSDKFYLAICTTPLGQKGHGGHTHNDKLGYELWIDGLDIARDPGTYLYTPIPRRRNEFRSVGAHNVPIVGDLEQNSWGEGAIGLFGMFAECRCEVADFGENFISLAAEYKGVKIIRKFEIKEDKLEIIDMANREFYYSKFELYSNGYGKLMKNV from the coding sequence ATGAGTAGAATTTCTTATTATCTTAAAAAAGCTAGATCAATGCCGTTTGATGAGTTGGCCATAAAAATAGCTGATAAAATTTTAAATACCGCAAAGAATAAATTTCAAAAAATGTGCGATGTGCTAGGCAATACTCACATAAATTTTAACGTTTCTATTATCAAAACTAGCTATATAAATACAAAAGAGCTAGACCTGTCAAATATCGATCCGGATGTCGCAAAATATCTATCCAAAATGTACATCGAGCATAAATTTGATCTGCTCGGTAGTGGGTGGGTAAAAAATAGCTATGATAGCGCGGCGCTCGGGCTTGAGGGTTATAAGTACGATATGAATGTCGCCGCGCCCGCCAGTGCGCCCGAAGACTACGAGCCGATCGATTGGCAAAAGGATTTTAAAAGCGGCTTTCGGTGGGATGAAAAAAAATGCTACAAAGACCAGCGCATAGCCCATAAGCCCGGCAGCGATATAAAGGTGCCGTGGGAGCTTGCTAGGTTTCAGCACTTGCCGCAGCTTGCTATTTTTGCGATGGCGGATCCGAGTCTGAAAGAGCAAAATTTAAAAGAATTTAAAAACCAAATTTTAGATTTTGTCCACAATAATCCGCCCCGAATGGGCGTAAATTGGACCTGCACGATGGATGTGGGTATCAGGGTCGCCAACATGCTGGCGGCTTATGATATGTTTCGCCAGATGGACGAGGGCGGAATTTTAGATCAAAATTTTAAGCAGACCTTTTCAAATAGCGTCTACGAGCATGCGCTTCATATCGTAAATAATCTGGAGTATTCGCCGCATCTTACGTCAAATCACTATCTAAGCGACATCGTGGGCCTGCTGTTTGCGTGCGCGTATCTAGACGGCGGCTGCGAGACGGACGCGTGGCTAGCATTTGCCGTGCAAGAGATAACCTGCGAAATGAAAAAGGAATTTTACGAAGACGGTGGAAATTTTGAGAGTTCTACGAGCTACCACCGCCTAAGCGGCGAGCTAATGGCGTATAGCGCGGCTTTGATACTGGGTCTAAAAAGCGAGAAAATTTTATCTTTGCAAAATTACGACGCAAAGCTTTGGCGCAAAAAGCCGAAACTTTTGCCTCCGGATGAGCAGGAATTTAAAATTTTAAACGGACAAATATCGCTGCCGCAGTGGTTCGTGCACAGGTTGTATAAAATCGGCAGATTTACCGCGGATATTACAAAACCAAACGGCGAAGTACCGCAATTCGGCGATAACGACAGCGGCAGGTTTTTTAAATTTAGCCCAAACGGCGAGTTCTTGAGCAACGAACAAGCCGTGCGAAAATATCTAAATTTAAGCGGCTTTGAGGGCGGCGACGAGCCGTTTTGGGATGAGAATATCTTAAATCACTCCACGCTAATTAGCTGCATGGGCGGAATTTTTGACGATGAGATATTTAAAAACGATATGCGCTTTGAGCGGAGTTTTACGAGAGCTCTTGCGGGGCGCACGCTGCAAGTAGGCGATAAAGCATACAGACGCCCGATCGCCTCGGGCGTGAAATTTAGCGAACTGCCGCATCGAAAAAGCATAGAATTTAAAATTCCAAATTCGCAAGAGATCAAAAATATATTTTATCCGGACAGCGGAATTTTTATTTTCAAATCAGATAAATTTTACCTTGCTATCTGCACTACGCCGCTTGGGCAAAAGGGTCACGGCGGACATACGCACAATGATAAGTTGGGCTACGAGCTGTGGATAGACGGGCTGGATATAGCAAGAGATCCCGGCACCTATCTTTATACTCCGATCCCCCGCAGGAGAAATGAATTTAGAAGCGTCGGAGCACACAATGTGCCGATTGTGGGCGATCTAGAGCAAAATAGTTGGGGCGAAGGAGCGATAGGACTATTTGGAATGTTTGCGGAATGCAGATGCGAAGTGGCGGATTTTGGAGAGAATTTTATAAGCCTCGCTGCAGAATACAAAGGCGTAAAGATAATTAGGAAATTTGAGATAAAAGAGGACAAATTGGAGATTATCGATATGGCAAATAGGGAATTTTATTATAGTAAATTTGAATTATATTCAAATGGATATGGGAAGTTGATGAAAAATGTCTAA
- a CDS encoding GumK N-terminal domain-containing glycosyltransferase — translation MSKKVLMAVANYYTSPFQVGSHHYARAFEKLGYEVLFISNPISPIHKIFANSNELKERERIYKKGGESAGSIFYYVPRSIFTPQNKPFLSSNFVLNNWQNFMYPNLLNFIKECGFGEVDILWFDSPLFGFLLDTITYKKSILRIADYSKGFNAVSDTQFKAEINIANKVDAVIYTAKNLKEKYNQIKDKSKMKYVPNGIDLDFFKEADRSLPQELEDIPEPRVIYVGAIHDWFDVDLVYYCAKNLPNYNFIIIGPEQKDLSLLKKLKNVHILGSVPYAKIPAFLYNSQVGIIPFNVKDYPDLVNSINPLKMYEYLACGLKVVSVEWEQIKDMADYVYFAEDKEEFLSCISNKEERRPLDLEKMTWLGRLKELLAGSSLKKEK, via the coding sequence ATGTCTAAAAAAGTTTTAATGGCCGTTGCAAATTACTATACTTCGCCGTTTCAGGTCGGCAGTCATCATTATGCTAGAGCGTTTGAAAAGCTAGGATATGAGGTGCTTTTTATCTCAAATCCCATCTCGCCGATACATAAAATTTTTGCAAATAGTAACGAATTAAAAGAGCGGGAAAGAATTTATAAAAAAGGCGGCGAAAGTGCGGGAAGCATTTTTTATTATGTTCCACGCTCCATTTTTACTCCTCAAAATAAGCCGTTTTTATCGTCAAATTTTGTTTTAAATAATTGGCAAAATTTTATGTATCCAAATTTATTAAATTTTATAAAGGAGTGTGGTTTTGGCGAGGTTGATATATTGTGGTTTGATAGCCCGTTGTTCGGCTTTTTGCTGGATACCATAACTTATAAAAAATCGATTTTAAGGATAGCTGATTATTCAAAAGGTTTTAATGCAGTTTCTGATACGCAGTTTAAAGCCGAGATAAATATCGCGAATAAGGTAGATGCAGTCATTTATACGGCCAAAAATTTAAAGGAAAAATACAATCAAATAAAAGATAAATCTAAAATGAAATATGTACCAAATGGCATTGATCTTGATTTCTTTAAAGAGGCAGATAGGTCTTTGCCGCAGGAGCTTGAAGATATTCCTGAGCCTAGGGTAATTTACGTAGGCGCAATACATGATTGGTTTGATGTGGATTTAGTATATTACTGTGCTAAAAATTTGCCAAATTATAATTTTATTATAATAGGTCCGGAGCAAAAAGATCTATCTTTACTTAAAAAGCTAAAAAATGTCCATATTTTAGGCTCTGTTCCATATGCTAAGATCCCTGCGTTTTTATATAATTCGCAGGTGGGTATTATTCCTTTTAATGTTAAAGATTATCCTGATCTCGTAAATAGTATAAATCCTTTAAAAATGTATGAGTATCTTGCCTGCGGATTAAAGGTTGTTAGCGTGGAGTGGGAGCAGATTAAAGATATGGCTGATTATGTGTATTTCGCGGAAGATAAAGAGGAGTTTTTGAGCTGTATTTCAAACAAAGAAGAGAGGAGACCTCTTGATCTGGAAAAAATGACGTGGCTGGGCAGACTTAAGGAATTGCTTGCCGGTTCGTCATTAAAAAAAGAAAAATGA